DNA from Desulforegula conservatrix Mb1Pa:
CATAATTTCTCATAGAGGCTTCAGGAGTCGCGGTATTATCCCTTATACTGCTGCCGCCGGTATTCACATTAGCCTGAACCTGCCCGGCTGCTTGCGCTACATCCCCTGATGATTGTGCATTAGAGCTTAATCTACCGCCAATTACCTCTTCGCTTTGCGACTCTGTTTGCGCCCTCTGGTTTGTTGGATTCACACCCGGTCTATCAGAAAAGACTTCATTTAAAGCGCCTATGTCTCTCCTTAAAGCATTACCCTGAGAAGCATAGAGAGAAAATCTTTCCTCCAGCCGGTTCGAGCCGTCCAACGAAGTAATATCACCAGCTCTTCTGGCTGGCTGCAAAGGGGTTTGTAGCGCTGATTCAATTTCTTGCTGGCCTGACTGTACATTACTGACCTGACCAGCCTGTTCCCTTTGCTCAATCTGGCGCGGTTCCTGAAGCCGGTTCGCGTATGCCTTACCTGCTATGTTTGTGTTGGAAATAGATAGTTCCATCTTGGCCGCCCTTTTCCTTTTATAGTAATATAAATACCATAAACATCTTTACAAGTCCAAGATTTTAATAAATATGCTTTATTATTTTCCTTAAAAAACTGACACAATGTATTCCATTGAAATTAAAAGAACTTCAAGCTTAAGGAGCCAATCGTCCCGGATTCTCAAATTACGGATTTTTAAGAAAAAGATCCGTGGAAAGGTACCGTTCCCCTGTGGAAGGGAGAATAACAACGATTCGCTTGCCTCTGGATTCCCTTCTTCCTGCAATCTGCAAGGCAGCCCACATGGCAGCTCCTGAAGAAATTCCGCAAAGGATGCCCTCTACTCTTGCAAGGCGCCTCGCAGTTTCAAATGAGTCTTCGGACTTCACCCTTATTATTTCATCAATAAGCGAAATATTGAGTACCTTTGGTATGAAACCGGCTCCAATCCCCTGAATAGGATGAGGCCCTGGCTGCCCTCCTGAAAGCACTGCTGAACAATCAGGTTCCACAGCAATGGCTTTGAAATCCTTGTTTCTGGATTTCAAAGCCATTGCCACTCCGGTAATTGTACCGCCGGTTCCAACGCCTGAAACAATCATATCTACCTTCCCATCAGTATCCATCCAGATTTCTTCTGCGGTTGTCTTTTCATGTATCAATGGATTAGCAGGATTTGAAAACTGGTCAGGCATATATGAGCCAGGATTGTTCTTTGTCAATTCAACGGCTTTTGAAACTGCTCCAGCCATACCTAAGGCGCCCGGAGTAAGAACAAGTTCTGCCCGAAGATGTGAAAGAAGCCGTCTTCTTTCTATGCTCATTGTCTCAGGCATTGTAAGAACAAGCCTGTATCCCTTAACTGCACATATAAAAGCAAGAGCAATCCCTGTGTTTCCGCTGGTTGGTTCAATAACGAGTCCGCCTGGTCTAAGCAGACCTTTTTTTTCACCATCTTCTATCATTGAAGCGCCTATTCTATCCTTAACGCTTCCAAGAGGATTAAAAAATTCAAGTTTAGCAAGAATTTCTGCTTCAAGCCCCTGTGCAAGGCTCGAAATTCTGACCATCGGAGTTCTGCCTATTGTACCTATAACATTATTGTGAATCGGCATAATGCCTCCTATTCTTATTAATATCATCATCATTCCTGGATCTGGAAAAAAAAGCAAGCTCTTCATTCGATACAATCTGCTCAAAACCTTATTAATGATGGCGTCGCAAAAACTCAAAAAAAGGCAATGGCGTCATGCCGGACTTGATCCGGCATCTGTGTATTTTCAGATACTTCTGGATTCCGGCCTGCGCCGGAAAGACGAAAATCGGACTTTTTGCGACCGTGTCATTGTTGGTTTAGTCTAAATTGCCGCTCAAAAAACCATTTAAGGTGACGAAATGACCGCAAGAAGCCCAAATCATAAATAAGGATCTTGTGAAATACATAAAAACAAGCTGAATAAATTAAGGATTATTGTCAGTTAATCATTTTGCTTAAGGGTTTTGACGAGGAATACATCTTTTTGTTATTTCTTGACTTTATATCATAACCTGCTTTATTTATAAAATATCAATTTTTAATAGTCTTTATTATCCCTTGCAAAACAACCCCGTCTAAAAAGCCGAAAACAAGGATTAGTAATGTAATGATAAGAAAAGGATCAGCTCCCGAACAAATGAGAGATATGACTGTTGACGATATTTTCATTGTTCGTCTGAACCTTCTTGTGATTATGTCCCTTGCCTATCTAAAAGGATTCCCTCTCGGATCTGTCAGGGCCAAATCAATAATTGAAAACTGCAAGATTATCTCCAAAGAGATCATTGATTGGACAGGCGGCGAATTTTCAAACTTCAGATCCGAACATGAAATACGCGGAGACAAATACCTGAACCACATCTTCTACCAGAGAGTACGCCTTTTATCGGTGATGGCGTCAGGATTTGCAACAGGCGCCCCCATGGGACAGTTCAGGTGCCAAGCCCTTCTTGAGAATATTGAATATATCAGCAATACCATCACTTTTTCAAACAACTTCGAAATGATGGAGTCACTACTTGTTGCATGAACCCACCCAAGATTAATAATGTTAAAATAGCAGTTGTTGAAAAAGATGATGCCACCAGAGAATTGCTTGAGCATGTCCTGATGTATTGCGTCAACAGGGCCATACATACATTTTCAGAATGCGGGGAAGCCTGGAAAAAGATTGAGGCGGGAGAAGACTATGATATCGTAATCTCAAGTATTGAATCCGCACACATGAGCGGACTCGAACTCCTTACAAAAATAAAGGAGGCAAGGCCCAAAATCATATGCATAATTACCTCGTCAATACCAAACCACGAAGCTTCAGCAAAAGCCCTCGGCGCCGACGCTTTTTTGGGCAAACCATTCAGTATACATAACCTTTTTGATCTCATAAAAAATTTTGTTTCCGGCCCGGAGAACTGAACAGGCAGAAAACCTACCATTTTGCAAAATGATCTTCAGTCCACCCAGGAACATCTTTAAGGATTATTTCCTCGCCATCAGAGGTCCGAAGCACGCCACTAAAAACACCTGAGAGCTGGGTGAATCTCGAAGCTGCCACCAAAGCCCATAATTTTTCGGATCTTGTTGCTTCAGGGACAAAATCCAGGTCTATTTTCCCGTCCTCGGAATATATTTTCCAAGGCTTCATAAGATCGTCCCTGTCGAATACAAATATTGAATTGCTGCATCTTGTCATTTTACCATTAAGCCAAAATGCATTTTCCGTCCAACCAGTCTCATTCACACCCCATGAAAGATTAAGGCCAATCTGTCTATCGTCGCCAAGCCGACAAGCCGTAGACGCCCAGTTCCAGCATGTATGCCTGCGCATATAGCCGCAGGTCCAATCCATGAGGGCAAGTGTTTCAGGGAATTCGAGAATAATCTCCTTCCCATCAATATCAAGGACTCCAGTAATACCAAGAGGAGTAGTTTTTTCCGTGTAAACCCATCCCCTGTAACCAGCTTTGGTACATATCCTTAGGGGTGACGTTCCTGATGAATCAAGAACAGCGTCAAGTTTGATTCTATCGCTTTTTGCCTTAATTCTATAGTTAGAAAGCTCCATTGTAAGAGAATCTGATCTGAAGTGGAACAAAGGATTTGCCGGATCAGAAGATATGAATACGGATGTTAGCAAAGGAATGCCAATTTTTTTGACTTCAACAAGCTTTCTGTTTTTTTTTGAATAAACATAAAAAAAGGCATTGGACGCGTATTTGAGATCAACAACGGCAAGACCTGCCATAATTTCCCTGCTTATTATCCCTATGAAACAGAATTGATTGGCCGCAAATTTTCTTATAAAGCGCGGAACTCTAAATCCAAGAGCTGTCTCCAAAA
Protein-coding regions in this window:
- the cysK gene encoding cysteine synthase A — encoded protein: MPIHNNVIGTIGRTPMVRISSLAQGLEAEILAKLEFFNPLGSVKDRIGASMIEDGEKKGLLRPGGLVIEPTSGNTGIALAFICAVKGYRLVLTMPETMSIERRRLLSHLRAELVLTPGALGMAGAVSKAVELTKNNPGSYMPDQFSNPANPLIHEKTTAEEIWMDTDGKVDMIVSGVGTGGTITGVAMALKSRNKDFKAIAVEPDCSAVLSGGQPGPHPIQGIGAGFIPKVLNISLIDEIIRVKSEDSFETARRLARVEGILCGISSGAAMWAALQIAGRRESRGKRIVVILPSTGERYLSTDLFLKNP
- a CDS encoding response regulator — translated: MNPPKINNVKIAVVEKDDATRELLEHVLMYCVNRAIHTFSECGEAWKKIEAGEDYDIVISSIESAHMSGLELLTKIKEARPKIICIITSSIPNHEASAKALGADAFLGKPFSIHNLFDLIKNFVSGPEN
- a CDS encoding DUF2804 domain-containing protein, coding for MSRIINEKGLPQLGIFNEEITDVNYADYFLETALGFRVPRFIRKFAANQFCFIGIISREIMAGLAVVDLKYASNAFFYVYSKKNRKLVEVKKIGIPLLTSVFISSDPANPLFHFRSDSLTMELSNYRIKAKSDRIKLDAVLDSSGTSPLRICTKAGYRGWVYTEKTTPLGITGVLDIDGKEIILEFPETLALMDWTCGYMRRHTCWNWASTACRLGDDRQIGLNLSWGVNETGWTENAFWLNGKMTRCSNSIFVFDRDDLMKPWKIYSEDGKIDLDFVPEATRSEKLWALVAASRFTQLSGVFSGVLRTSDGEEIILKDVPGWTEDHFAKW